In Thermocrinis jamiesonii, the sequence TTAACGCTTCCAGAGGTGAAAAGGAAATGATGCAGTGGTTAGCTTTTCTATTCTTCGGATCTTTGGCTATTCTCTCTGCCTTAGGAGTAGTCCTCTTTTCAAATGTTGTGTATGTAATCCTTTCTTTGCTTTCTACGCTCGTTATGGTTGCGGGTGTGTTTTTTGTGGCGGGTGCGGAGTTGGTTGGAGCCCTTCAGCTTTTGATTTACGCAGTAGCCATTGCAGTATTTTACATACTCGTGCTTACCGCAGTCCCCTGGGAAAAGGCTCTCAAAAAGGACAGTCACTACCGAGTGGAAGGTGTGCTGACTTTTCCCATAGTTTTGGCTTTTTACTTGGAGATCATCCTCGTTTTTCTACTCGGCGTGAGCGTTTCACCAAAAGGAGAGATAAGGGAGTATATAAAAAGCTTGGGCAATACGGAAGTGGTTGGTTCTGTGCTTTTTAGCAAATACTTCTTTGCCTTTGAGCTTGTGTCTTTGGTGCTTTTGGTGGGTATGATAGGTGCGGTGATCATAGGAAGGAAGGAGGAAAAGACTTATGAAGATGGTTCCCCTTGAGGCTTACCTCATACTTTCTATAATCCTCTTTGGTCTTGGTGTGTTTGGCATGATTGTAAGAAGAAACTTAGTCACTATACTTATGAGCGCAGAGTTGGCGCTCAATGCGGTAAATATTGCCTTTGTGGGCGCAGATGCCTATCTGGGATTGGC encodes:
- a CDS encoding NADH-quinone oxidoreductase subunit J family protein codes for the protein MQWLAFLFFGSLAILSALGVVLFSNVVYVILSLLSTLVMVAGVFFVAGAELVGALQLLIYAVAIAVFYILVLTAVPWEKALKKDSHYRVEGVLTFPIVLAFYLEIILVFLLGVSVSPKGEIREYIKSLGNTEVVGSVLFSKYFFAFELVSLVLLVGMIGAVIIGRKEEKTYEDGSP
- the nuoK gene encoding NADH-quinone oxidoreductase subunit NuoK, giving the protein MKMVPLEAYLILSIILFGLGVFGMIVRRNLVTILMSAELALNAVNIAFVGADAYLGLADGQIFALFIIALAAVEAAVGLGIIVAIFRLRKVESSDELTDMRG